Proteins encoded by one window of Methanobrevibacter oralis:
- the pcn gene encoding proliferating cell nuclear antigen (pcna), whose product MFKAELSDSNILKTSFDAISSIVDEVQIQTDSEGMRLDALDRSHITFVHLELKASLFDEYVCDVPEKINIDTDEFMRVLKRAKSQDRVLMSVDDNNFIITFEGDATRTFKIRLIDIEYDNPTPPQIDHPTSFKVRFSILKDSINDIDIFSDKIALEVDEDYFIASADGDFGDASIKYLHGENINEHVKSLFSLEKIREMLKADKFSEEAEIRLGSDMPLSLILNMVTGDGNLSFLLAPRLESDE is encoded by the coding sequence ATGTTTAAGGCAGAATTAAGCGATTCTAATATACTAAAAACAAGTTTTGATGCTATTTCATCTATCGTTGATGAAGTACAAATCCAAACTGATAGTGAGGGCATGAGACTTGATGCTCTAGACCGTAGTCACATAACATTCGTACATTTAGAACTTAAAGCATCTTTATTCGATGAATATGTATGTGATGTTCCTGAAAAAATTAATATTGATACTGATGAATTTATGAGGGTACTTAAACGTGCTAAATCTCAAGACAGAGTTTTAATGTCTGTCGATGATAATAATTTCATAATTACTTTTGAAGGGGATGCAACTAGAACTTTCAAAATAAGGCTTATTGATATTGAGTATGATAACCCAACTCCGCCACAAATTGATCATCCAACTTCGTTTAAAGTTCGTTTTTCAATTTTAAAAGATTCTATTAATGATATAGATATATTTTCAGATAAAATTGCTTTGGAAGTTGATGAAGATTACTTTATAGCTTCTGCAGATGGTGATTTTGGGGATGCAAGTATTAAATATCTTCATGGTGAAAATATAAATGAACATGTAAAATCTTTATTTTCATTAGAAAAGATTAGAGAGATGCTTAAAGCAGATAAATTTTCAGAAGAAGCTGAAATTAGGTTAGGCAGTGACATGCCATTAAGTTTAATTCTTAACATGGTAACTGGTGATGGTAATCTTAGTTTCTTGCTTGCTCCAAGATTAGAATCAGATGAATAA
- a CDS encoding DNA replication complex subunit Gins51 — protein sequence MDQFYQTLRKIQKKERNNGTLARVEETFYPDIHNYLDSLKQKAMTDPFSNAHGLLKEAQIIATEICERREHKITDAAVVNIHRSYSLFIGEPQFDLIDTTPLNLTPEEEKFYFSIIDTLKNHRENISLEKLSEDTEVKPKKEVISKQTNTLDTKIQSKTKLENDDRLNRLDEISKAKPIVEKRETIEKQIAKSKVSIEENPNAHDGYNEFIDLESKKIAKDSELVKMIVFDDVGAIVGVDEKIYGPFRPQDIVIIPKINAKIFVKNRKGRLVKV from the coding sequence GTGGATCAGTTTTATCAAACTTTACGTAAAATTCAGAAAAAAGAACGTAATAATGGTACGTTAGCTCGTGTAGAAGAGACTTTTTATCCTGATATTCATAACTATTTGGATAGTTTAAAACAAAAAGCAATGACTGATCCTTTTTCCAACGCACATGGATTATTAAAAGAAGCTCAAATTATAGCTACTGAGATTTGTGAGAGAAGAGAACATAAAATCACTGATGCTGCTGTTGTTAATATCCACAGATCGTATAGTTTATTTATTGGTGAACCTCAGTTTGATTTAATTGATACAACTCCGTTAAATTTAACTCCTGAAGAAGAAAAGTTCTATTTTTCAATCATTGATACTTTAAAAAATCATAGGGAAAATATTTCATTAGAAAAGTTATCTGAAGATACAGAAGTTAAACCTAAAAAAGAAGTAATATCAAAGCAAACAAATACTTTAGATACAAAAATTCAAAGTAAAACTAAATTAGAAAATGATGATAGATTAAATCGTTTAGATGAAATATCTAAAGCTAAACCGATTGTGGAAAAAAGAGAAACAATTGAAAAACAAATAGCAAAAAGTAAAGTTTCTATTGAGGAAAATCCTAATGCTCATGATGGGTATAATGAATTCATTGATTTAGAATCTAAAAAAATAGCTAAAGACTCAGAACTCGTTAAAATGATAGTTTTTGATGATGTAGGAGCTATTGTCGGTGTTGATGAGAAGATATATGGTCCATTTAGACCACAAGATATAGTTATTATTCCAAAAATTAATGCAAAAATTTTTGTTAAAAATAGAAAAGGTCGTCTTGTAAAAGTTTGA